The Lepeophtheirus salmonis chromosome 1, UVic_Lsal_1.4, whole genome shotgun sequence genome has a segment encoding these proteins:
- the Hip14 gene encoding palmitoyltransferase ZDHHC17 yields MEDLLLLNSCGQDPSSFCVAQEKSRSEGEEEEGEEDLSQEAQKRDPSIVFDIVTATQYGVFERVKDLIENEGVEANLRDSDNVTLLHWASINDRREIVNYLLDRGAEIDAIGGDLRSTPLHWASRQGHLKIIVILVKRGARSDILDGEGAMALHLAAQLGHMSIVAYLLSKGDSVDAKDSHGMTPLMWSVYRSYGVDPTRLLLTLGSELSIRDDVHGNTPLHWAILAKNDMAVNLIISKTTDIHYILRLRNKENETPSDMYRSSFKSSGKTEFLSSCVANKLIPLSHHSAAMSANCKKLGTVYVATGPFIIYGIIGWIFQSSFDYIIKLMLFLALYGYFWLGRRVTIGHQNEDQLVTLWPISIYVGMKMWVHFTWFYYIFPFLNPMTSVAFLFMSLFLCYNFYKSWKCDPGYIQSSASEKFDTIQFIAESSDSRGFDHRVFCSTCLVRRPIRSKHCSICDRCVAKFDHHCHWVGNCIGLKNHKHFILYLLTLTTMVVFTLYGVISFYFGSCGDTLDEGLSLVNFVKNFIRCNSWVFFLSLNMIFHLFWVSILTLCQLYQIGLLSMTTNERVNAARYKHFGKEAAKGKFESPFNKGILRNFKDFFCQSPRSKDWFNIYSLDERNEDQRPLLSV; encoded by the exons ATGGAGGATCTCCTTCTACTGAATTCGTGTGGTCAAGACCCTTCTTCCTTCTGTGTTGCCCAAGAGAAGAGTAGGAGTGAGGGGGAAGAGGAAGAGGGAGAGGAGGATTTGAGTCAAGAGGCTCAGAAGCGTGATCCTTCCATTGTCTTTGACATTGTGACAGCCACACAGTATGGTGTCTTTGAGCGTGTGAAG GATTTAATTGAGAATGAGGGAGTGGAGGCGAATCTGCGAGACTCCGACAATGTGACCCTTCTTCACTGGGCGTCCATTAATGATAGGCGGGAAATTGTGAATTACCTCCTTGATCGAGGAGCAGAGATCGATGCAATTGGTGGAGACTTGCGATCCACTCCTCTTCATTGGGCTTCCCGTCAAGGACATCTCAAGATTATTGTCATTCTTGTTAAAAGAGGTGCTAGGTCAGATATTTTAGATGGAGAAGGGGCCATGGCACTTCATTTAGCTGCGCAATTGGGGCATATGTCCATTGTAGCTTATTTACTGTCCAAGGGTGATTCTGTTGATGCCAAAGACTCTCATGGGATGACGCCTCTCATGTGGAGTGTATATAG aTCTTATGGTGTGGACCCTACTCGTCTCCTATTGACTCTTGGAAGTGAGCTCTCTATCAGAGACGATGTGCACGGAAATACTCCTCTTCATTGGGCTATATTGGCAAAGAATGATATGGCCGtcaatttaatcatttctaAAACAACGGATATTCATTATATACTACGACTTCGTAATAAAGAGAACGAAACTCCATCTGATATGTATCGTTCTTCATTTAAGTCAAGCGGAAAAACTGAGTTCCTCTCGTCTTGTGTTGCAAACAAGTTAATTCCCTTATCTCATCACTCTGCAGCAATGTCTGCTAATTGTAAGAAACTAGGAACAGTCTATGTTGCGACTGGTCCATTCATCATTTATGGAATTATTGGATGGATATTTCAGTCCTCCTTCGACTACATTATCAAATTAATGCTCTTTTTAGCCCTATACGGATATTTTTGGCTGGGTAGACGAGTTACAATCGGACATCAAAATGAAGATCAGTTAGTTACCCTTTGGCCGATCTCTATATATGTTGGAATGAAGATGTGGGTTCATTTCACATGGTTTTACtatatatttccctttttaaatCCTATGACATCGGTTGCATTCTTATtcatgtctttatttttatgttataacttCTATAAATCGTGGAAATGTGATCCGGGCTACATACAAAGCTCTGCATCGGAAAAATTTGATACTATACAGTTTATAGCTGAATCTTCAGATTCAAGAGGATTCGATCATCGCGTATTTTGTTCAACTTGTCTTGTTCGTCGTCCGATTag ATCCAAACACTGTTCTATCTGTGATCGATGTGTCGCCAAATTCGATCACCATTGCCATTGGGTAGGCAATTGTATTGGATTAAAGAATCATAAGCATttcattctatatttattaactcTAACTACCATGGTGGTATTTACACTCTATGGCGTGATCTCCTTTTACTTTGGTAGCTGTGGAGATACTCTGGATGAAGGTTTAAGCCTTGTCAATTTTGTAAAGAACTTTATTAGATGCAACTCATGGGTATTTTTCCTGTCACTCAACATGATTTTCCATCTTTTCTGGGTCAGTATTCTGACTTTGTGTCAGTTATATCAAATAGGACTCCTATCCATGACTACGAATGAGCGTGTGAATGCAGCACGCTACAAACATTTTGGAAAGGAAGCAGCAAAGGGAAAGTTTGAGTCTCCGTTCAACAAAGGAATATTAAGGAACTTTAAGGATTTCTTTTGTCAGAGTCCTCGTTCCAAGGATTGGTTTAATATCTACTCACTTGATGAGAGAAACGAGGATCAAAGACCTTTACTCTCTGTATAA